In a genomic window of Terriglobia bacterium:
- a CDS encoding aryl-sulfate sulfotransferase, whose translation MNIRAILSVLVIGASLSLVGCFPGVRVAATRSQNLPPAPGLVLMSANQGEPWAFATDVDGKVRWNYAFESHSGSYQPQPIQPLPNGNLIVVAAHESGIAPCSHCPARNAIYEIDVAGNTIWHMTNQQLQAALAQAGYKVTLAQISHETIGLTNGHLLVLASNLRKVPGHREEIQGAVIIDLDQDHRPVWVWDAFDHLDVNRHPYFKLPDWIHGNAITYSRDDGNLLFSTRHQSWVIKIDYQNGRGSGAVLWRLGYEGDFKLLNGGPADWFYGQHAPIFLTPNTTGVFQLGLFDNGNGRVVDASGAHCGTKGQPACYSTIPIFEIDEAHRTARLVWRDTLPFFSLAVGNMQVLDNGNVWFNAGDIKRKTIIREVTRETPPQTVLEMRVNTIIYRAIHLPEEALRVPPNAP comes from the coding sequence GTGAACATCCGAGCGATCTTATCCGTCTTGGTCATCGGGGCGAGCCTCTCGCTTGTCGGCTGTTTCCCTGGCGTTCGCGTCGCAGCCACCCGCTCCCAGAACCTGCCTCCGGCGCCGGGCCTCGTGCTCATGTCCGCCAATCAGGGAGAACCTTGGGCGTTCGCCACCGACGTGGACGGCAAAGTCCGCTGGAACTATGCCTTCGAGAGCCACTCCGGCTCGTATCAGCCGCAGCCCATACAGCCGCTTCCCAACGGAAACCTCATCGTCGTCGCCGCGCATGAGAGCGGCATCGCCCCCTGCTCGCACTGTCCCGCCAGGAACGCCATCTACGAGATCGACGTTGCGGGCAACACCATCTGGCACATGACGAACCAGCAGTTGCAAGCTGCATTAGCCCAGGCCGGATACAAAGTCACTCTTGCCCAGATCAGTCACGAGACCATCGGCCTCACCAACGGACACCTGCTCGTGCTCGCCAGCAATCTCAGGAAGGTTCCCGGCCATCGCGAAGAAATCCAGGGCGCCGTAATCATTGATCTCGACCAGGATCACCGTCCTGTCTGGGTCTGGGACGCCTTCGATCACCTCGACGTCAACCGTCATCCCTACTTCAAACTCCCGGACTGGATCCACGGCAACGCTATCACCTACTCCCGCGACGACGGAAACCTGCTGTTCTCCACTCGCCATCAGTCCTGGGTTATCAAGATCGATTATCAAAACGGACGCGGCAGCGGAGCCGTTCTCTGGCGTCTCGGCTATGAGGGAGACTTCAAACTCCTCAACGGAGGGCCGGCCGACTGGTTCTACGGCCAGCACGCTCCTATCTTCCTCACTCCCAACACAACCGGGGTCTTCCAACTCGGGCTATTTGACAACGGCAACGGCCGCGTAGTGGACGCCAGCGGAGCGCACTGCGGCACAAAGGGTCAGCCCGCCTGTTACAGCACCATCCCTATCTTCGAGATCGACGAAGCGCATCGCACCGCCCGTCTAGTCTGGCGCGACACGCTGCCATTCTTCAGCCTCGCTGTCGGCAACATGCAGGTGCTTGACAACGGCAACGTCTGGTTCAATGCCGGCGACATCAAGCGCAAAACCATCATCCGCGAAGTCACACGCGAAACTCCCCCACAAACTGTCCTCGAGATGCGCGTGAACACCATCATCTACCGCGCCATCCATCTGCCCGAAGAAGCACTGCGTGTTCCACCCAACGCGCCGTAA
- the tsf gene encoding translation elongation factor Ts — translation MADITATMVKELREKSGAPMMDCKNALTATAGNMEEAFTWLRKKGMATAAKKAARTTSEGTVTSYIHAGGKIGVLLEVNCESDFVARTNEFQNLVHDIAMHIAAVDPKYVRKEDVTPEAYEKEKDIYRAQAAATGKPANIIEKMLEGKMAKFYEEVCLYQQPFIKEQSITIEQLIASVIGKLGENISVRRFARFKVGDVGETIAISKPQAAAAEGDGK, via the coding sequence ATGGCAGACATTACCGCAACTATGGTCAAGGAGCTTCGCGAGAAGTCAGGAGCTCCGATGATGGATTGCAAGAACGCGCTGACCGCGACTGCAGGCAACATGGAAGAGGCCTTCACGTGGCTGCGCAAGAAGGGCATGGCAACGGCGGCCAAGAAGGCGGCTCGGACGACGAGCGAAGGAACGGTCACCAGCTACATTCACGCGGGCGGAAAGATCGGCGTGCTCCTCGAAGTCAACTGTGAGTCCGACTTCGTCGCGCGCACCAACGAGTTCCAGAACCTGGTGCATGACATCGCGATGCACATCGCCGCGGTCGATCCGAAGTACGTTCGCAAGGAAGATGTAACTCCGGAAGCGTACGAGAAGGAGAAGGACATCTATCGTGCGCAGGCCGCAGCGACTGGAAAGCCAGCGAACATCATCGAGAAGATGCTCGAAGGCAAGATGGCGAAGTTCTACGAGGAAGTCTGCCTGTATCAGCAGCCTTTCATCAAGGAGCAGTCGATCACGATCGAGCAGCTTATTGCCAGCGTCATCGGCAAGCTCGGCGAGAACATCTCGGTGCGTCGCTTCGCGCGCTTCAAGGTCGGCGACGTCGGCGAGACGATCGCGATTAGCAAGCCGCAAGCGGCTGCCGCTGAAGGCGACGGCAAGTAG